The following DNA comes from Cellulophaga sp. HaHa_2_95.
TTTGGTCTAACGTGGGGAATGTCCTAAAAGCCACCTCCTCCGAAGGGTTCTCCATTTGAGACATCCCCCTTTGTTTTTCCCCTTGAAAGGGGGAATTGTTTGCGTCAACAATTGTTCCCTTGAGGGGACCGCCGATAGGCTGAAGTGTTTTTGTGCGCAATGCACTTAATTGCTGTAAATATTTTAACTGACTAGCATTTGCTTTTTTAGCTTTTACCGAATCGCCTGGGTTTGTCCTCCCCCTAGCCCCCTCCGAAGGAGGGAGAACATTCGTTCCTTTTATTGCACGACTTACTTCGACTCCATTTGGGCTATACTCAGTGACCACGCTCAGTACAGTCAGCTCAGCACTAGCAAGGGCATTGTTTGCGCTTAGCATAAAACTCGACAATAGTAAAATGATTAATAGGTGTATTTTATTCATAATTGTTGGTTATGATTCGTGTCTTATTAGCTGGTCTACTTTACTTTCTAAAGCCAGTAAAACACTGAATAGTTCTTTTTTTACTGCGATATCTTCAAAACGTATACATTCAACTCCTTTGGTTTTTAAAATGTTTTGCCGCCTATAATCGTAATCGTATTGGCTGTCGTGGCTACTGCCATCTATTTCAATGGCTAATTGTATTTCATGGCAATAAAAATCTACTATAAACTCGTTAATAGGGACTTGCCTATGAAACTCAACACCCAAAGCTTTCCCTTTTATTTTTTGCCAAAGTAAAACCTCAGACAAAGTGCTATTATTACGCAACTGCCTAGCATACTCTTTTAGCTCAGGGTTGTAGGGTATTATTTTGTTGCGTTTTTTGCTCATAATTCAGTGTCCTCTTGAAGGAGGCATAGATGTGTTTTGCGTTGTATTTATTTTTTAGTACTTAAATTAACTCACTAGTTCGGTTTACCATTTTACATCCCCCGCCTTGCAGGCACTCCCTTGTAAGAGGGAATTTATACGTTAACAATTCCCCCTTACAAGGGAGTTAGGGGGATGTTCTACGCCAGTTTATTAATTATACTTAATTCCATTTTTATTCATTTTAGCTTTTCAGCTTTGTTTGCACCTTAATTGTCCTCAAAGTCGTGAGACTTTGCGGAGCGGGGTATTAGAGGCGATATTATGAGGATTAGAAAGCTCTCAAAGTTGAGTTTTTACTTTGCCTACAAATTCATAATAAACATCTATCTGTTTCTCATTATACCCCATACTT
Coding sequences within:
- a CDS encoding endonuclease domain-containing protein; translated protein: MSKKRNKIIPYNPELKEYARQLRNNSTLSEVLLWQKIKGKALGVEFHRQVPINEFIVDFYCHEIQLAIEIDGSSHDSQYDYDYRRQNILKTKGVECIRFEDIAVKKELFSVLLALESKVDQLIRHES